In one window of Arachis ipaensis cultivar K30076 chromosome B06, Araip1.1, whole genome shotgun sequence DNA:
- the LOC107604779 gene encoding beta-glucuronosyltransferase GlcAT14A, with translation MGIKIFMVSFIVTSIFLIFFYIPIRLTTPISNSRSYFNAIKSVNNNNNNRTYPVTFAYLISASKGDFVKLKRLMKVLYHPGNYYLIHMDYGAPQIEHKKVAEFVANEPVFGEVGNVWVVGKPNLVTYRGPTMLATTLHAMAMLLRICHWDWFINLSASDYPLVTQDDLIQAFIEVPRDINFVQHSSRLGWKFNKRGKPMIIDPGLYSLNKSEIWWVIKQRSLPTSFKLYTGSAWTILSRSFSEYCIMGWENLPRTLLLYYTNFVSSPEGYFQTVICNSHDYKNTTANHDLHYITWDNPPKQHPRSLGLRDFRKMVMSSRPFARKFKRSDPVLDKIDRELLKRHHGQFSFGGWCSSKSDGIHRTCSGLRSENYGVLNPGPGSRRLKSLITKLLNERFFHKQQCK, from the exons ATGGGTATCAAAATCTTCATGGTTTCCTTCATTGTAACCTCAATATTTCTCATTTTCTTCTACATCCCCATAAGACTAACCACACCAATATCTAACAGCAGAAGCTACTTCAATGCAATCAAATccgtcaacaacaacaacaacaacagaacaTACCCAGTTACATTTGCCTACTTGATCTCTGCATCAAAAGGGGATTTTGTGAAGCTCAAGAGGTTGATGAAGGTTCTGTACCACCCAGGGAACTACTACTTGATTCACATGGATTATGGGGCACCACAAATTGAACACAAGAAAGTTGCAGAATTTGTGGCCAATGAACCTGTGTTTGGTGAAGTTGGGAATGTTTGGGTTGTTGGGAAACCCAATTTGGTGACATACAGAGGACCAACAATGCTTGCAACGACCCTTCATGCCATGGCAATGCTTCTTAGGATCTGTCACTGGGATTGGTTTATTAATCTTAGTGCTTCTGATTATCCTTTGGTAACACAAGATG ATCTGATTCAAGCTTTTATTGAGGTACCAAGGGATATCAATTTTGTACAGCATAGCAGTCGCTTGGGTTGGAAATT TAATAAGAGAGGGAAGCCTATGATTATAGACCCGGGTCTATATAGTCTTAATAAATCAGAGATTTGGTGGGTCATTAAGCAAAGGAGTCTCCCAACATCTTTTAAACTCTACACag GTTCAGCATGGACAATACTATCAAGATCTTTTTCAGAGTATTGCATTATGGGCTGGGAAAATTTGCCAAGGACCCTTCTCCTTTACTACACTAACTTCGTGTCGTCGCCGGAAGGATACTTCCAAACGGTCATATGCAACTCTCATGACTACAAGAACACCACTGCTAACCATGACCTTCATTACATCACTTGGGACAATCCTCCAAAACAGCATCCGAGGTCTCTGGGGCTGCGAGATTTCCGGAAAATGGTTATGAGTAGCCGTCCGTTCGCCAGAAAGTTCAAGCGGAGTGATCCTGTCCTCGATAAGATCGATAGAGAGCTTTTGAAGAGACATCATGGGCAATTTTCTTTTGGTGGATGGTGTTCATCAAAGAGTGATGGAATTCATAGAACATGTTCAGGTTTGAGGAGTGAGAATTATGGTGTGCTCAACCCTGGTCCGGGATCAAGAAGGTTGAAGAGTTTGATAACAAAACTTCTAAACGAAAGATTTTTTCACAAACAGCAGTGCAAGTAA
- the LOC107647191 gene encoding uncharacterized protein LOC107647191 codes for MPGSVVQIETRPLYNGNEEAQGVKILHRVFWSFNPCVRAFRHCKPLVQVDGTHLYEKYKGTLLVAVAQDGNQNIVPIAFALVEGETADAWHFFLRNLRMHVVRKDGVGIISDRHESIRVAVNRSGGDWQPPRAWWMFCIRHIGSNFLRAFKVPHLQKLVVNIGYSRTVEEYNINYKRLQERGEAYTRWCDAIGLRHWVLAFDEGHRWGHMTTNLVECINSVLKGARNLPVLALVRATYYRLNELFTRKSAESHERKRAGYTYSVFAQQRIEASMQQAGNIVVHRFDRRNEVFEVREMSSGKVLVVDLARRTCDCGHFQVERIPCRHVIACCANQRIDWHVYVHDVYKMTEIRKVYRFEFSPLGDAETWSAYEGPTLVANPALRRTSKGRPKLTRYLNEMDLRDMRGPRICRLCGAQGHSRSRCPQRAGSSGGGE; via the coding sequence ATGCCTGGGTCAGTTGTCCAGATAGAAACACGCCCACTCTACAATGGGAATGAAGAGGCGCAAGGGGTAAAAATACTTCATCGCGTATTTTGGAGTTTCAATCCATGCGTTAGGGCATTCAGGCATTGTAAGCCCCTAGTTCAGGTAGATGGAACACACCTATATGAAAAGTACAAAGGTACACTTCTGGTAGCTGTTGCACAAGATGGGAACCAAAACATTGTGCCTATCGCTTTTGCCTTGGTGGAAGGGGAGACAGCTGATGCGTGGCACTTCTTTCTAAGGAATCTGCGAATGCATGTTGTTAGAAAAGATGGTGTGGGTATCATCTCGGACCGGCATGAGTCAATTCGAGTAGCAGTAAATCGTTCCGGAGGTGATTGGCAACCTCCAAGAGCATGGTGGATGTTTTGTATAAGGCACATCGGCAGCAACTTCCTACGAGCATTCAAAGTCCCTCACTTGCAAAAGCTTGTGGTCAATATTGGGTATTCAAGAACGGTGGAGGAGTATAACATCAACTATAAGAGGTTGCAAGAGCGAGGCGAAGCATATACCAGGTGGTGCGATGCCATTGGACTTAGACATTGGGTATTGGCATTCGACGAGGGACATCGATGGGGCCATATGACGACGAACCTTGTCGAGTGCATTAACTCAGTGTTGAAGGGTGCCCGTAATCTACCTGTGTTGGCGCTAGTCCGAGCAACGTATTATCGGTTAAATGAACTTTTCACACGGAAGAGTGCTGAGTCTCACGAACGCAAACGTGCTGGATATACTTATTCCGTATTCGCACAACAGCGGATAGAGGCAAGTATGCAACAGGCTGGGAATATAGTTGTGCACCGTTTTGACAGACGGAATGAAGTATTTGAGGTGCGCGAAATGAGTAGCGGAAAGGTATTAGTCGTTGATCTTGCACGACGTACGTGTGATTGTGGGCACTTTCAGGTGGAACGAATACCATGTCGCCATGTTATTGCTTGCTGTGCTAACCAGCGGATCGACTGGCACGTGTATGTGCATGACGTGTACAAGATGACAGAAATCCGTAAGGTATATAGATTCGAGTTCTCACCGTTAGGTGATGCCGAGACATGGTCTGCGTATGAGGGACCCACATTGGTCGCTAATCCCGCCTTGAGGCGAACGTCGAAAGGTCGCCCAAAATTGACCAGATACTTGAACGAAATGGACTTACGCGACATGCGTGGTCCTCGGATATGCCGTCTCTGTGGTGCTCAAGGACATAGTCGGAGTCGATGTCCTCAGCGTGCTGGATCAAGTGGTGGGGGGGAATGA